A stretch of DNA from Nonlabens ponticola:
TTGTAGTACGCACGTAAGAACCGTGCTTGAGCAATCACTTGTTCCTTACCATCAAAGTCAGTCTTGTCTTGAAATTCAAGTATGTAGTTGGCACGATTAACACCAGCATACATCCATTGCCATATTTGCTGCAATTGTTCATTAGTTGATGTGTGAATCATGTCATCAATCTGCTGAATGCCAGGAACATCATTAGCATTCTCGCCACCTGCCAATGTGTTGTTGGAGGCTATTTCTCCTAGCATAACATTGATATAGGTGTTTTGCAATTGATCATAAGCGGCGACCAATGCACTTTGATAATCCTCTTCGGAATTAAAGAAGTCTTCTGAATTTTCATCCTGACTCTCTACATCTAGATAGTCGTCCTCGCAGGCAGCGAAACCCAGCGCTGCGATAAACAGTATTAAAAATCTATATTTCATCATTTTCTTAGCTCTTAAAATTTGACATTCATTCCTAGAAGAAACGTTCTAGGTACTGGATAAAAACCTGGATCAATACCACCACCTATAGGCGCACCACTACTGGCACTAGGATCAAAACCTCTATATTTTGTTAAGGTAAATAGGTTGTTGACGGATCCGTAAAACCTTACCTCTTCAATATTTTTTCTGGCACCAGCATCATTAAACGTATATCCCAACTGTAGATTCTGCATTCTTAAAAAGGATGCGTCCTCAACAAAGTAATCAGAGAATATTCTATTGGCAGTTGCTCCGGTTGTCACACGAGGAACTGAATTTGACGTTCCTGGACCAGTCCATCGCGCTAAATCGTTAGTCGTAACGTTTGTAAGATTCTGACTACGTTCATAATTGCGCACCATATCATTACCGATGGATGCATATAAATAAGTCTGAAAATCAAAATTCCTATAATTAAAGGATAAATTAAGACCCATGGTAACGTCTGCAATTGGATCACCTATGTTCACACGATCATCTTGATCGATGACACCATCATTGTTTACATCAACAAATCTTATATCACCTGGCTGGGCGTTAGCTCCCAACGCTATTTGTGATGGATGTGCAGCCACCTCGGCAGCATTTTGAAAAATCCCATCTGTTCTCAAACCGTAGAAATATCCTAGTGGCTGTCCTTCTTCCATACGGGCTGGTGGTAGTTGACCGATACCGAATTGACCACCTTCTATAAATCCTACCGTGTTATTTACATCTAGAACCTCGTTATCAATTACACCTATATTATAATTGACACCATAACTAAATTCATCTGTGATTTCACCATTGTAACCTATCGCAAACTCAAGACCTCTATTGCGCACCGATCCACCATTTACCACTGGCGCTCCTGATCCTGGTGCCGCCGCACCTAGAATTCCCGATACGCTGGTTGTGATAAGTAGATCTTCTGTTCTTCTATTAAAAACATCAAATGAGGTAGTCAAATTCCCGTCTAGAAAATTTGCATCAATACCAAAGTTAGCTACGTATTGTTCTTCCCACTTAAGCTCTGGATTTGAAATGGTTCCTGCGGCTGTTCCAAAAACAAGAACGTCATCAAATGGATAGGTCCCTTCACCGTTAAGTAAGGATGTAAAAGCGAATGCCGGTATTCTATCATTACCCGCGACACCGTAAGAGAATCTCACTTTAAGAAAATCTATCCAATCCTCATCATCCATAAATTCTTCTAACGACGGTACCCAACCAACGCTTGCGCTAGGGAAAAATCCGTATTTGTTACGCGGACCAAAATTGGAGCTACCATCTCGTCTAGCCTGTGCGGTAAATAGGTATTTATCATCGTAACTGTACCTAAGTCTCACGAATTGCGAGAACAGACGTTGATCAAATGTGTCGCCACCGTTTACAAAATTATCTACCACATCTACTGCATTCTCAATGCTGGCATTTGCGATATCATTGTCTGGTATATCAAATCCAGTAAATCCATTGAACTTTCCTGTTGTTCTAAAGGCAGATATACCCAAGGTGGCTTGTACGTTGTGCACTTTCGCGAAAGCGTGCTCATAATTGAGATAGGAGTCAAACGTATAATCACGGAAGTAGTTACTGAATGTATTGTAAACGCTGCGCTCGACATTGAAAACTTTACCAGAACCGTAGAATACCTCTGGAGCAAAACTGTAACCGGAAACTTCGCTGTAGTTGGTCTGGATTCTTGAGGTAAGTTCAAAATCGTTCAAAAAGCTGTAAGTAAGACCAAAATTACCGCTCACCTTAAGAATGTTTGTCTCGTTGAATGAATTGGCGATTTGAGCTATTGGGTTGATAACCTCATTTCCCAGACCTTCGGCCAGTGAAAACTCTCCATCTTCATCTCTAATAGGAATGGTAGGAGCCATGTTGAGAGCATTAAACAATACAGAGCCCAAACCAGATTCATTAATAGCGCGTCTATTGCTATAATTGAGAAGAACACCAGTTTTCATTTCTAGATTATCCAACCAGAAATGATCGAAATTCCCTCTAAAAGTGCTGCGCTGGAATTTTGACTTTTCTGCACCGACAATTCCATCTTGTAATAAAACAGAAGCACCTGCACCATAGGCTGATTTTTCAGTACCGCCACGTATACCAAGGTTATTGAAAAATATAGGAGCATCGTCAAATACCTCATCCTGGTAGTCCACGTCACTCAGCTGTGTAAGATCTGGAAAAGGAATAGGCTCGCCGTTATTTGCAAATGCTTCATTTTTGAGCAATGCATATTCTAGTGCATCGAGTGTTGGAAGCTTTCTTGTGGTTTGTTGGAAGCCTACATAAGCGTCATATTCTAGTTTGAGAGGCTGGTTGCGACGCCCATTTTTTGTTGTGATAATTACTACACCGTTTGATGCGCGCACACCATAAATAGATGCCGTGGCATCCTTGAGTACTGATATGCTCTCAACATCATTAGGATTGATAACACTCAAATCCTCGATGACATTACCATCAACAAGAATAAGTGGTCGCGAATCACCATTTGTCCCTATACCGCGTATTCTTATGTTTGAGGCAGAACCTGGCGATCCTGATTGTGAGGTAATCGTTACCCCTGGAACTGTTCCTTGTAGTGCTTGTTCTATCCTAGTAGGCTTTAATTCCTCAATGGTCTCATTATTAACAATAGATACTGCGCCTGTCACCTCTCTTACAGCTTGAGTACCATAACCTACGACCACCACTGCATCGAGTCCTGCGACATCTTGTTCTAGATTAAAAACGAGTGGACTTCCAGTGTACGTTTGACTTTTAGTTTTATAACCAACATATGAAACCACTATCACAGCACCATCATTTGCTGTAATTGTAAACTCACCGTCAAAGTCTGTTGTTACTGCCGTATTTGTGCCTTTAACTACAACTGTCGCTCCTAGAAGTGGTTCTCCTGTAGTCGCATCTGTGACAGTTCCATTAATTGTTTGCTGTGCAAATGAGAGAGAGCCCAGAAGTAAAAAAGTGATGGTAATAAATCTATTCATCAGTTGATAATTATGATATTGATAAATATAGACTGGTTAAATTATTAATACAGCAATAGAATCATTACAACATCTCTACATTCTCTTAAAATAGCAAAATCTGCAATTCCTGTACTGTTGTAAAACCCGAAAACAGGCGCGAACAGTGTGTTTACTAAACCACTACAACGTTTTAGTAACTGGGTCTTTAAGATGCTTTTCAGTAAATGTTGTGGTGATGTTGTGGTAAAATACAGTAATGTAGCGCGTTTATATAGCTACCAAATATTCAAAAAGGTCAGTTTCCTTATCAAGTTCCATCTTTTTACGCAAACGATAACGCTTAATTTCTACACTGCGAGGTGAGATATTAAGGAGCGGCGCAATTTCTTTTGAGGATAGATTAAGACGTATGTAGATGCTCAATCTCAAATCTCCTGAAGTCAACGATGGATGCCTTGCCTTGATGTTTTTAATGAAGGCCTTATCTGTCATGGTAAAGGCTTGTTCAAAGGTTTTCCAGTCTTGACGTTCGGTCATGTTTTTATGGACTAAATCCTTGACAGCTTTGAGGTTCTTGCTATCATTATTTGCCTGCACTTTTTCCAGCGCTTTTTTGATCTCGCTAAGCGTCTCATTTTTCTTAATCATTGCCATGGTGGTCATGGCAAGTTCTCTATTACGGGATTCAATATCAGTCGTTAGTTGTTTATTGTTGACCTCTGCTAACTCCTTTTGATTTTTAAGTCTTTCTAGATCAAGCTCACGTTGCTTCTTTGTCAGCTCAGCCTCTTGTTTCTTATTGTAATACCATTTGTAAAACACATTAATAAGCACAATCAAAAGAATGGCTAACAAAATGTAAATGATATAAGCTGCCATTGTGCGATAAATGGGTGGTAATATCTCAAACTCTATACGTGCGGTGCTGCCTACTACACCATTGACAACACTGCGCACTTCTAGTTGATAATTATCATCCTCAAGATTTTCAAATATCAATGTGCTTGCAGCTGCTGATACTGACCATTGATCCATATCATCTTTGAGACGATACTGGTACTTTACGTCTGTTAGGGCGTCATACAACGGTGTATGGTAGTTGACCTCCAATTTGCTCGCATCATGCGGTAATTCAAAGCCATTTTGAATATCGATACGTTCCAGCCTGTTATCGTTATAAGTCACCAGGATCTTATCTATGTAAACTAGCGACTGTTTATCCTCAAGTCGCGCTGTATCGAAAATGATGTATCCTTGAGATGATCCCATGAGATATTGATAATCTGTCAGTTTGAACAAACTCTCATAACCAGTTTTCTCTGCTCTTATTTCCTGCGGTATCGCATAGCGCTCAAACTCAAATGTATTTTTTATAGGTTCGACGGTAACTTGTACCAATTGATTTTTCATGAAAAACCAAAACGATTGATCATCCATTGAGATCATTCTGCCAGAAGTGTACTCATCCTCATCCACCAATGCAGATAATTGCTCGTCTTTTTCAAAAGTGTCCGTATCTGGTTCCTTGACATAGAAACCATTTTTATTAGCATAAATCAGGCGGTTTTTGAGCTTTATTAGATCAGAATAAGTGCCTTTACCAACTTCGTCTTTTAATTCTACATTGGTAGCTTTATTAAAATCAGCGTCTAGCGTTATCTCGAACAAGCCTTTATATTCATGACTTACATAGACTACATTGTCGCGTACAGCAAAATCCTTTGAGCTCACGTCAAATCCTGTAATCTTGTTTCTGACCTTCCAGGAACTTCCAATACGCTCGAGCACGTATAAACCATCATAATTTCCTTGCAATAGCAAATTGTCTTGGCCTGGAATTTTTTGAATATCCCATGAACCGTTGATGCTCGCAATTTGTGTAGCTTGATCCTTACTTATATTAAATGTGCCTTTGTTGTGACCACAAAATAACGTACCATCAATTTCGACAAGGTTCCATACTTGGCC
This window harbors:
- a CDS encoding SusC/RagA family TonB-linked outer membrane protein, with product MNRFITITFLLLGSLSFAQQTINGTVTDATTGEPLLGATVVVKGTNTAVTTDFDGEFTITANDGAVIVVSYVGYKTKSQTYTGSPLVFNLEQDVAGLDAVVVVGYGTQAVREVTGAVSIVNNETIEELKPTRIEQALQGTVPGVTITSQSGSPGSASNIRIRGIGTNGDSRPLILVDGNVIEDLSVINPNDVESISVLKDATASIYGVRASNGVVIITTKNGRRNQPLKLEYDAYVGFQQTTRKLPTLDALEYALLKNEAFANNGEPIPFPDLTQLSDVDYQDEVFDDAPIFFNNLGIRGGTEKSAYGAGASVLLQDGIVGAEKSKFQRSTFRGNFDHFWLDNLEMKTGVLLNYSNRRAINESGLGSVLFNALNMAPTIPIRDEDGEFSLAEGLGNEVINPIAQIANSFNETNILKVSGNFGLTYSFLNDFELTSRIQTNYSEVSGYSFAPEVFYGSGKVFNVERSVYNTFSNYFRDYTFDSYLNYEHAFAKVHNVQATLGISAFRTTGKFNGFTGFDIPDNDIANASIENAVDVVDNFVNGGDTFDQRLFSQFVRLRYSYDDKYLFTAQARRDGSSNFGPRNKYGFFPSASVGWVPSLEEFMDDEDWIDFLKVRFSYGVAGNDRIPAFAFTSLLNGEGTYPFDDVLVFGTAAGTISNPELKWEEQYVANFGIDANFLDGNLTTSFDVFNRRTEDLLITTSVSGILGAAAPGSGAPVVNGGSVRNRGLEFAIGYNGEITDEFSYGVNYNIGVIDNEVLDVNNTVGFIEGGQFGIGQLPPARMEEGQPLGYFYGLRTDGIFQNAAEVAAHPSQIALGANAQPGDIRFVDVNNDGVIDQDDRVNIGDPIADVTMGLNLSFNYRNFDFQTYLYASIGNDMVRNYERSQNLTNVTTNDLARWTGPGTSNSVPRVTTGATANRIFSDYFVEDASFLRMQNLQLGYTFNDAGARKNIEEVRFYGSVNNLFTLTKYRGFDPSASSGAPIGGGIDPGFYPVPRTFLLGMNVKF
- a CDS encoding ligand-binding sensor domain-containing protein, which gives rise to MICLSHGMAQELPPISNFSPAQYQAQNQNWMIAQSDDRRMYFANGAGLLEYNGEQWTVYPTYNESIMRSVAWYEDRLYSGAYMDFGFWESQPDGSLKYTSLVETLEVDILEDEQFWNLIPNGSTLLVQSLDRLYSYDPDSKTVEVILQNPALTKVFKVGNRVFYNIANDGLYEIVDGASILVHGLSQDDGNVITMAVQDDIIVFITSANSLFHIEEREVTLISKNQVDKDIVIYSATILSDGRIAAGTIDSGLFFIEKDGSIEMQLNQRNGLSNNTILSMYEDLDGNLWLGLDNGIDYVNINARFTTFIDRVGELGTVYDAFVKDDQTYLGTNQGLYLRDARDNAFKLIEGTQGQVWNLVEIDGTLFCGHNKGTFNISKDQATQIASINGSWDIQKIPGQDNLLLQGNYDGLYVLERIGSSWKVRNKITGFDVSSKDFAVRDNVVYVSHEYKGLFEITLDADFNKATNVELKDEVGKGTYSDLIKLKNRLIYANKNGFYVKEPDTDTFEKDEQLSALVDEDEYTSGRMISMDDQSFWFFMKNQLVQVTVEPIKNTFEFERYAIPQEIRAEKTGYESLFKLTDYQYLMGSSQGYIIFDTARLEDKQSLVYIDKILVTYNDNRLERIDIQNGFELPHDASKLEVNYHTPLYDALTDVKYQYRLKDDMDQWSVSAAASTLIFENLEDDNYQLEVRSVVNGVVGSTARIEFEILPPIYRTMAAYIIYILLAILLIVLINVFYKWYYNKKQEAELTKKQRELDLERLKNQKELAEVNNKQLTTDIESRNRELAMTTMAMIKKNETLSEIKKALEKVQANNDSKNLKAVKDLVHKNMTERQDWKTFEQAFTMTDKAFIKNIKARHPSLTSGDLRLSIYIRLNLSSKEIAPLLNISPRSVEIKRYRLRKKMELDKETDLFEYLVAI